A stretch of the Balneola vulgaris DSM 17893 genome encodes the following:
- the mfd gene encoding transcription-repair coupling factor, translating into MKKTALLKRISSTVEFDTFKQQLKNTSTLFVKESVGSISSFLINELSNEFKNVLVITDTEENERFLKADLDTISKVKHIRFPATNHKPYDKDQIVDSGTLVLRSEALDLVKGRAKKIVLTSAAAISEKVAPPNVLDKVSVNVTKGESIDPEQLKERLVDQGYSPTRFVDEPGEFAVRGGIFDVYPYAGEYPIRLEFFGDELESIREFDPDSQRSIAFLNNARFIPDLTNLPDSEKDSFLSYFSEDTALVLINPELIRNEIETQFEQACIAYNNLDDEDEAHPSTQFLDISQFDQDLSKFETTIIFGAATGVTDPFKLSTKPQPDFHGNFELLRKDITEQTEAGRHVVICCDNEGQIHRFEELLGEPTDEFDYSLLVESLHEGFIFPSANLCLYTDHQIFNRYYRPKVKRRKHQGGISFKELKDLNMGDYVVHVDYGIGKFSGFKKIKVKESHQEVVVLLYKDDSVLYVNVSSLHKLQKYSGKEGTAPRVTKLGSGEWARKKAQTKKRVKDIARELILLYAKRKAQKAFSFGEDTNWQVEMEANFQYEETPDQDAAIQAVKQDMQSEQPMDRLVCGDVGFGKTEVAVRAAFKAVMDHKQVGVLVPTTILAEQHAKTFQKRMGKFPVSIEVLSRFRSKTEQTQVLKKLDKGEVDILIGTHRILSKDVKFKNLGLIVVDEEQRFGVSAKEKLKEFRAAVDVLTLTATPIPRTLQFSLMGARDLSIISTPPPNRQPVYTEIHSFNEDLIRDAILQEMSRGGQVFFIHNRVKNIEEVAEMIRRLVPDIRVRFGHGQMTGPQLEKIITDFYSHKFDVLVSTNIVENGIDIGNANTIIINQADNFGLAELHQLRGRVGRSNRKAFCYLITRPIETLTPEARKRLLALEEFSDLGSGFNIAMRDLDIRGAGDILGAEQSGFINDIGFELYTKILNDAVKELKESEFSDMFEGVEVDIELPETLVEFDQSALLPNNYISDNVERLNLYRKLSQAKDEAQIEDWKKEIEDRFGPVPKEANFLIEASKVKLFASKCLFTKVTIRAGRIWIVCPKAEAKLAPHFYDNGKFQKILKHLEALKPEKFQLIQKNDAVRFVIHDIENIFEASKFLKTLWARLD; encoded by the coding sequence ATGAAGAAAACGGCTTTACTCAAGAGAATTTCATCTACTGTCGAGTTCGACACCTTTAAACAACAGCTAAAGAACACCTCTACCCTTTTTGTTAAGGAAAGCGTTGGGTCTATATCTTCATTTTTGATCAATGAGCTAAGCAATGAGTTCAAAAATGTATTGGTCATTACGGATACTGAAGAAAATGAACGCTTTTTAAAAGCAGATTTAGATACGATTTCTAAAGTAAAACACATTCGGTTCCCTGCTACCAACCACAAGCCCTATGATAAAGATCAAATAGTAGACTCGGGTACCCTTGTATTACGTTCTGAGGCTCTCGATTTAGTGAAAGGTAGAGCTAAGAAAATTGTACTCACATCAGCAGCGGCTATATCTGAAAAAGTAGCACCGCCAAATGTACTCGACAAAGTGAGTGTAAATGTAACTAAAGGCGAAAGCATAGACCCTGAGCAACTTAAAGAGCGGTTAGTTGATCAAGGATATAGCCCCACTCGTTTTGTAGATGAACCCGGTGAATTTGCCGTACGTGGTGGAATTTTTGATGTATACCCTTATGCGGGTGAGTACCCAATTCGCCTTGAATTTTTTGGAGACGAACTCGAATCAATCCGTGAATTCGACCCAGACTCTCAACGTTCTATCGCCTTTTTAAATAACGCGCGTTTCATCCCGGATTTAACAAATCTACCAGATTCAGAGAAAGACAGTTTCCTCTCCTATTTCAGTGAAGACACGGCTTTGGTTCTCATTAACCCTGAGCTCATTCGAAATGAAATTGAAACGCAATTTGAGCAGGCTTGCATAGCCTATAACAACCTTGATGATGAGGATGAAGCACATCCTTCTACTCAATTCTTAGATATCTCTCAATTTGACCAAGACCTGTCAAAATTTGAAACCACTATCATATTCGGAGCGGCCACTGGAGTTACAGACCCGTTCAAACTAAGTACGAAGCCGCAACCAGATTTTCATGGTAATTTTGAGTTACTACGTAAAGATATAACTGAACAGACAGAAGCTGGTCGACATGTAGTAATCTGTTGCGATAATGAAGGACAAATTCATCGTTTTGAAGAACTCTTAGGTGAACCTACCGATGAATTCGATTACTCTTTACTGGTTGAGTCATTACATGAAGGGTTCATTTTCCCTTCTGCTAACTTATGCCTGTACACCGATCATCAAATATTTAACCGATACTACCGCCCAAAGGTAAAGCGGCGTAAGCACCAAGGCGGTATCTCTTTCAAAGAACTGAAAGATCTAAACATGGGCGATTATGTAGTTCATGTGGATTATGGTATCGGAAAGTTTTCAGGCTTCAAGAAAATCAAAGTAAAAGAAAGCCATCAAGAGGTTGTAGTACTTCTATATAAAGACGACTCCGTGCTTTATGTGAATGTAAGCAGCTTGCATAAGCTCCAAAAATACTCGGGTAAAGAAGGAACAGCGCCTAGAGTAACCAAACTAGGCTCAGGAGAATGGGCTCGTAAAAAAGCCCAAACTAAGAAGCGTGTGAAGGATATCGCACGTGAACTCATCTTACTTTATGCGAAACGAAAAGCTCAAAAAGCATTCTCATTCGGCGAGGATACCAATTGGCAGGTGGAGATGGAGGCAAACTTTCAGTATGAAGAAACGCCCGATCAAGACGCTGCCATTCAAGCCGTAAAACAAGACATGCAGAGCGAACAACCCATGGATCGCTTAGTGTGTGGAGATGTAGGTTTTGGAAAAACTGAGGTAGCGGTTCGTGCGGCCTTCAAAGCAGTAATGGACCATAAACAAGTGGGGGTTTTAGTGCCCACTACCATCCTTGCTGAGCAGCATGCTAAAACCTTTCAGAAGCGAATGGGTAAATTCCCCGTGAGCATTGAGGTGCTTTCACGGTTCAGAAGTAAAACAGAGCAAACTCAAGTACTGAAGAAACTTGATAAAGGTGAAGTAGATATTCTTATAGGCACTCACCGAATCCTTTCGAAAGATGTAAAGTTCAAAAACCTTGGGCTAATCGTAGTAGATGAGGAACAACGGTTTGGCGTAAGTGCTAAAGAAAAGCTTAAAGAATTTAGAGCTGCTGTTGATGTATTAACGTTAACGGCAACGCCCATCCCACGAACGCTCCAATTTTCTCTTATGGGGGCTCGCGACTTAAGTATCATAAGTACTCCCCCGCCGAACCGTCAACCTGTTTATACTGAAATACACAGCTTCAACGAAGACCTTATTCGTGATGCCATTCTTCAGGAAATGAGCCGAGGTGGACAAGTATTCTTTATTCATAATCGCGTAAAGAATATTGAAGAAGTTGCTGAGATGATACGACGCCTTGTGCCAGACATTCGAGTACGCTTTGGCCACGGACAAATGACAGGCCCTCAGCTGGAAAAAATCATTACCGACTTCTACTCCCATAAGTTTGATGTGCTCGTATCTACCAATATTGTCGAGAACGGAATCGATATTGGGAATGCCAACACCATTATTATCAATCAAGCAGATAACTTTGGTTTAGCTGAATTACATCAGCTTCGTGGACGTGTTGGGCGTTCGAATCGTAAAGCCTTTTGCTACCTCATTACTCGACCTATTGAGACTTTAACCCCCGAGGCGAGAAAACGCCTACTTGCCCTTGAAGAGTTTTCGGATTTAGGCTCTGGATTTAATATCGCTATGCGCGATTTAGATATTCGAGGTGCTGGTGATATCCTCGGCGCCGAACAAAGTGGTTTTATTAACGACATCGGATTTGAGTTATACACCAAGATTCTAAATGACGCAGTCAAAGAACTTAAGGAATCTGAATTCAGCGACATGTTCGAAGGCGTTGAAGTTGATATTGAACTTCCTGAGACACTGGTTGAGTTTGACCAATCAGCCCTACTTCCAAATAACTACATCAGTGATAATGTAGAACGATTGAACTTATATCGTAAGCTTTCACAAGCCAAAGATGAAGCACAGATCGAAGACTGGAAAAAAGAAATTGAAGATCGATTTGGACCGGTTCCTAAAGAAGCGAACTTCTTGATTGAGGCAAGTAAAGTGAAACTGTTTGCTTCGAAATGTTTATTCACTAAAGTGACGATAAGAGCGGGTAGAATTTGGATTGTGTGCCCTAAGGCTGAAGCTAAATTAGCCCCTCATTTCTACGACAATGGCAAGTTCCAGAAAATCTTAAAACATCTTGAAGCACTTAAACCCGAGAAGTTTCAATTGATCCAAAAGAATGATGCTGTTAGGTTTGTGATACATGACATTGAAAACATTTTCGAAGCATCTAAGTTCCTTAAAACCCTTTGGGCCCGTTTAGATTAA